The following coding sequences lie in one Eriocheir sinensis breed Jianghai 21 chromosome 19, ASM2467909v1, whole genome shotgun sequence genomic window:
- the LOC127000529 gene encoding uncharacterized protein LOC127000529 produces MSLKVVLLSALVAAALARPDNTPPSYGAPAPSYHAPAPSYHAPAPESPPKYDFNYAVNDDYSGNNYNAQETRDGYNTQGTYYVQLPDGRLQKVTYYVDGDSGYVAEVTYEGEAQYPAQSYGAPAPSYGKPAPSYGTPAPSYGTPAPSYGTPAPSYGTPAPSYGTPAPSYGTPAPSYGTPAPSYGTPAPYRPAYQ; encoded by the exons ATGTCTCTCAAG gtcGTCTTGCTGTCCGCCCTCGTGGCCGCCGCCCTCGCCCGTCCCGACAACACTCCACCGTCCTATGGCGCTCCAGCCCCCTCCTACCACGCTCCCGCGCCCTCCTACCACGCCCCCGCTCCCGAG TCGCCGCCCAAGTACGACTTCAACTACGCCGTGAACGACGACTACTCCGGCAACAACTACAACGCCCAGGAGACCCGCGACGGCTACAACACCCAGGGCACCTACTACGTGCAGCTGCCCGACGGCCGCCTCCAGAAGGTCACCTACTACGTGGATGGCGACTCCGGCTACGTGGCCGAGGTCACCTACGAGGGTGAGGCCCAGTACCCCGCGCAGAGCTACGGAGCCCCCGCCCCGTCCTACGGCAAGCCCGCCCCATCCTACGGTACCCCTGCCCCATCCTACGGCACCCCAGCCCCATCCTACGGCACCCCAGCCCCATCTTATGGGACCCCCGCCCCGTCCTATGGCACCCCCGCGCCATCTTATGGTACCCCCGCCCCATCCTATGGAACCCCGGCGCCATCCTACGGCACCCCCGCCCCCTACAGGCCAGCCTACCAGTGA